Proteins found in one Microbacterium sp. LWS13-1.2 genomic segment:
- a CDS encoding glycosyl hydrolase 53 family protein — protein MVDGLADDFAMGVDVSTVLSLEESGVVFRDAAGQPADLFEMLAADGVNSVRVRVWNDPYDATGRGYGGGNVDVDRAVEIGERATAAGSDVRVDFHYSDFWADLAHQLAPKAWEALTLTAVLSDIATTYDKKPDSTTRSRWARSCSPVRRRRPSM, from the coding sequence ATGGTCGACGGTCTCGCCGACGACTTCGCAATGGGCGTCGACGTCTCCACCGTGCTCTCGCTCGAAGAGAGCGGGGTGGTGTTCCGGGATGCCGCAGGGCAGCCCGCCGACCTCTTCGAGATGCTCGCCGCCGACGGCGTGAACTCGGTGCGCGTCCGCGTCTGGAACGACCCCTACGACGCGACGGGCCGCGGCTACGGCGGCGGCAACGTCGACGTCGACCGCGCCGTCGAGATCGGGGAGCGTGCGACCGCCGCAGGCTCGGACGTGCGGGTGGACTTCCACTATTCGGACTTCTGGGCCGACCTCGCGCATCAGCTCGCGCCGAAGGCGTGGGAGGCTCTCACCCTCACCGCCGTGCTGTCGGACATCGCCACGACCTACGACAAGAAGCCCGACTCGACGACGCGGTCGCGGTGGGCGAGGTCGTGCTCGCCGGTTCGAAGGCGACGGCCGTCGATGTGA
- the rsmI gene encoding 16S rRNA (cytidine(1402)-2'-O)-methyltransferase translates to MIILAATPIGNLGDASRRLVEALSEATVVAAEDTRTTQRLLAALGISNRPRLIALHDHNEKERAPELVELAREQDVLVLSDAGMPTVSDPGYGLVAAAADAGVLVTVIPGPSAVVTALAVSGLPTDRFTFEGFVARKPGERAAGFRSLASEPRTMVFFEAPSRAAATLADMATAFGADRRAAVCRELTKLHEEVARGPLADLVAWAEAGVRGELVIVVEGAPARAVAFSDAVTQVLELVREGTRLKAAAAEVSGLTRHSSRELYQAALSMRG, encoded by the coding sequence GTGATCATCCTCGCGGCGACCCCCATCGGAAACCTCGGGGACGCGTCCCGCCGCCTCGTCGAGGCCCTCTCCGAGGCGACCGTCGTCGCCGCCGAGGACACCCGCACGACGCAGCGGCTGCTGGCCGCGCTCGGCATCTCGAACAGACCGCGCCTGATCGCCCTGCACGACCACAACGAGAAGGAACGCGCTCCGGAGCTCGTGGAGCTCGCTCGGGAACAGGACGTGCTCGTGCTGAGCGACGCCGGCATGCCCACGGTGAGCGACCCCGGCTACGGGCTCGTGGCGGCGGCCGCCGACGCGGGCGTCCTCGTGACAGTGATCCCGGGGCCGAGCGCGGTCGTGACCGCGCTCGCGGTATCGGGGCTGCCGACCGACCGCTTCACCTTCGAGGGATTCGTGGCGCGCAAGCCGGGAGAACGAGCGGCGGGCTTCCGCTCGCTCGCCTCGGAGCCGCGCACCATGGTCTTCTTCGAGGCGCCCTCGCGGGCGGCGGCCACGCTCGCCGACATGGCGACCGCCTTCGGCGCGGATCGGCGTGCGGCCGTCTGCCGCGAGCTCACGAAGCTGCACGAGGAGGTAGCGCGCGGACCGCTGGCCGACCTCGTCGCGTGGGCCGAGGCCGGCGTGCGGGGAGAGCTCGTGATCGTCGTCGAGGGGGCGCCAGCGCGCGCCGTCGCCTTCTCCGACGCGGTGACCCAGGTCCTCGAGCTCGTCCGCGAGGGCACACGCCTCAAGGCCGCCGCGGCCGAGGTGTCCGGCTTGACCAGACACTCCAGCCGCGAGCTGTATCAGGCAGCCCTCTCGATGCGCGGATAG
- a CDS encoding sugar ABC transporter permease, with product MTTTTEVAAGRATRAPEDRRAARRRRWLLEVGWKYLLAVVVIFYAIFPLVYVLSASLNPYGTLAASNALFSVIDVSNYAALGETRFWTWAGNTLLIGGIAAVGAVLMGAAAAYAFSRFRFSGRRAGLTGLLIIQMFPQALAFVAIFLMLLALGEVVPVLGLNSKIALICVYLGGALGVNTFLMYGFFNTVPIEIDESAKIDGATHAQIFWRLIIPLVTPILAVVALLAFIAAFGDYIIAKIVLVSEENWTLAVGMYQWVSNQLASNWGLFAAGAVIAAIPVLVLFLSLQRYIVGGLTAGSVKG from the coding sequence ATGACCACCACCACCGAGGTCGCTGCGGGACGGGCCACCCGTGCCCCCGAAGATCGCCGTGCCGCCCGCCGGCGGCGCTGGCTGCTCGAGGTCGGCTGGAAGTATCTCCTCGCCGTCGTCGTGATCTTCTACGCGATCTTCCCGCTCGTGTACGTGCTGTCGGCGTCGCTGAACCCGTACGGCACGCTCGCCGCCAGCAACGCCCTCTTCAGCGTGATCGACGTGTCCAACTACGCCGCACTCGGCGAGACCCGGTTCTGGACGTGGGCGGGCAACACCCTGCTGATCGGCGGCATCGCCGCGGTGGGAGCGGTGCTGATGGGCGCCGCAGCGGCCTACGCGTTCTCGCGCTTCCGCTTCTCAGGGCGCCGGGCCGGGCTCACCGGCCTCCTCATCATCCAGATGTTCCCGCAGGCGCTCGCGTTCGTCGCGATCTTCCTCATGCTGCTGGCCCTCGGCGAGGTGGTTCCCGTGCTCGGACTCAACTCGAAGATCGCGCTCATCTGCGTATACCTGGGCGGTGCGCTCGGCGTGAACACGTTCCTGATGTACGGCTTCTTCAACACGGTGCCGATCGAGATCGATGAGTCCGCGAAGATCGATGGCGCGACGCACGCGCAGATCTTCTGGCGGCTCATCATCCCGCTCGTGACGCCGATCCTCGCGGTCGTGGCGCTGCTGGCCTTCATCGCGGCGTTCGGCGACTACATCATCGCCAAGATCGTCCTCGTCTCGGAGGAGAACTGGACGCTCGCCGTCGGCATGTACCAGTGGGTCTCCAACCAGCTCGCCTCCAACTGGGGCCTGTTCGCGGCCGGCGCCGTCATCGCCGCCATTCCCGTGCTCGTCCTGTTCCTGTCGCTGCAGCGCTACATCGTCGGCGGGCTCACCGCCGGCTCCGTCAAGGGCTGA